In one Agrobacterium tumefaciens genomic region, the following are encoded:
- a CDS encoding helix-turn-helix transcriptional regulator, with protein MERIYDVYEDRCPTRMVLDRIADKWALLILDRLRVEAVRFNLLRREIKGISQKVLSQTLKKLERDGLISRQVFPTVPVTVEYSLTPLGRTLTDTVAALAHWAEGNIDAVMAAQRAYDERAVV; from the coding sequence ATGGAACGTATCTATGACGTCTATGAAGACCGCTGCCCCACCCGCATGGTGCTGGACAGGATTGCCGACAAATGGGCGCTGCTGATCCTCGACCGGCTGCGGGTGGAAGCGGTGCGCTTCAATCTGCTGCGCCGGGAAATCAAGGGCATTTCGCAAAAAGTCCTGTCGCAGACGCTGAAGAAGCTCGAGCGCGACGGGCTGATTTCGAGGCAGGTGTTCCCGACCGTGCCGGTGACGGTCGAATATTCGCTGACGCCGCTGGGGCGGACGCTGACCGACACAGTGGCGGCGCTTGCCCATTGGGCAGAGGGGAATATCGACGCGGTTATGGCGGCGCAGAGGGCTTATGATGAGCGGGCGGTGGTTTAG
- a CDS encoding SDR family oxidoreductase yields MTGKILVIGSTGTIGTPLVKALLSKGESVKAASRSGNATGGAEGVRFDYTDASTYADAFDGVDRLFLILAGGRLDAIDALTPVVEEAARRKVKIVFLSVLGVDADDSIPYRQIELKIIASGTPYVILRPNWFADNFHSYWKAGIDHGQIAVPAGEGKSSFIDVRDIADSAAAALTSDAFNGKAFNLTGPKALGYGEAAALISQAIGKPVSYAAVSDEVFIGILTGAGVPQDYASFLASIFYPVREGWTAVVTGDVETLTGHAPRSLETYIADNLDRLKG; encoded by the coding sequence ATGACAGGCAAGATACTCGTAATCGGTTCCACCGGCACCATCGGTACGCCGCTGGTGAAAGCGCTCCTTTCGAAGGGCGAAAGCGTGAAGGCCGCCTCACGCAGCGGCAACGCCACAGGCGGCGCGGAAGGCGTGCGTTTCGATTATACCGACGCATCGACTTATGCGGATGCTTTCGACGGTGTTGACCGTCTGTTCCTCATCCTGGCGGGCGGGCGTCTGGATGCCATCGACGCGCTGACGCCTGTGGTCGAGGAGGCGGCGCGCCGCAAGGTGAAGATCGTGTTCTTGAGCGTCCTTGGCGTCGATGCCGATGATTCCATTCCCTATCGCCAGATCGAGCTGAAGATCATCGCTTCGGGCACGCCTTACGTCATCCTGCGACCCAACTGGTTTGCCGATAATTTCCACAGCTACTGGAAGGCCGGTATCGACCACGGCCAGATCGCCGTGCCGGCCGGCGAGGGCAAGTCGAGCTTCATCGACGTGCGCGACATCGCCGACAGCGCTGCCGCAGCCCTGACCTCTGACGCCTTTAACGGCAAGGCTTTCAACCTAACGGGTCCGAAAGCCCTAGGTTACGGTGAAGCGGCCGCGCTGATATCGCAGGCCATCGGCAAGCCGGTTTCTTACGCGGCTGTTTCGGATGAGGTCTTCATCGGCATCCTCACCGGTGCGGGCGTGCCGCAGGACTATGCCTCGTTCCTCGCTTCGATCTTTTATCCCGTGCGCGAAGGCTGGACAGCGGTGGTGACCGGCGATGTCGAGACGCTGACCGGCCATGCGCCGCGTTCACTGGAGACCTATATAGCCGACAATCTGGACCGGCTGAAGGGTTGA
- a CDS encoding Lrp/AsnC family transcriptional regulator — MTIADKDRALLALLSENARMPVAELARKLGLSRTTVQARIERLEADGVIAGYGLRLSESYLSGLVRAHVLITIGPKALPGVTAALAAIKEVTTLHSVSGTFDLIAILAAPSILDLDRLIDRIGALDGVERTLSSIILSTRISR; from the coding sequence ATGACGATTGCCGACAAGGACCGGGCGCTGCTCGCCCTGCTTTCCGAAAATGCCCGCATGCCGGTGGCGGAACTGGCGCGCAAACTCGGCCTTTCGCGCACCACGGTGCAGGCCCGTATCGAGCGGCTGGAGGCGGACGGCGTGATCGCGGGTTATGGCCTCAGGCTTTCGGAAAGCTATCTTTCCGGGCTGGTGCGCGCCCATGTGCTGATTACCATCGGGCCGAAGGCGCTGCCCGGTGTGACGGCGGCCCTTGCCGCCATCAAGGAGGTGACGACGCTGCATTCGGTGAGCGGCACCTTCGATCTCATTGCCATTCTGGCCGCACCTTCGATCCTTGATCTCGACCGGTTGATCGACAGGATCGGCGCGCTTGACGGCGTGGAGCGGACGTTGTCGTCGATCATTCTGTCGACGCGGATTTCGCGGTAG